From one Pseudomonas fluorescens genomic stretch:
- a CDS encoding type II toxin-antitoxin system RelE/ParE family toxin, producing MIRSFRCASTQALFTTGRTRRWADVLAVVERKLAMLEAAKELRDLRSPPGNRLEALSGNRSGQYSIRINGQWRVCFIWTEEGPENVEIVDYH from the coding sequence ATGATTCGAAGCTTCAGATGCGCGAGTACGCAAGCGCTCTTCACTACTGGCAGAACGCGGCGATGGGCCGATGTTCTGGCAGTTGTCGAGCGCAAGCTTGCCATGCTGGAGGCTGCTAAAGAGTTGCGAGATCTGCGCTCGCCGCCGGGTAACCGCCTGGAGGCCTTAAGCGGTAATCGCAGCGGGCAGTACAGCATACGGATCAACGGTCAGTGGCGTGTGTGCTTCATCTGGACCGAGGAAGGTCCGGAAAACGTTGAGATTGTTGATTACCACTGA
- the sodC gene encoding superoxide dismutase family protein produces MKALLFTAALATAGAAQAQTVEMALVGADGSAKPVGTITIEQNQYGTLLTPDLRDLPPGVHGFHLHEKPSCAPATADGKTTPAGAAGGHWDPQQSKKHLGPYDDAGHKGDLPALYVSVDGTARYPVLAPRLKAEEFKGHALMVHGGGDNHSDHPEALGGGGARIACGVVQ; encoded by the coding sequence ATGAAAGCACTCTTGTTCACTGCCGCCCTGGCAACAGCGGGCGCCGCCCAGGCCCAGACCGTGGAAATGGCCCTGGTGGGCGCCGATGGCAGCGCCAAACCTGTTGGTACCATCACCATCGAGCAGAACCAATACGGCACCTTGCTCACGCCTGACCTGCGCGACTTGCCACCGGGCGTACACGGCTTTCACCTGCACGAGAAACCCTCCTGCGCACCGGCAACCGCTGACGGCAAGACTACGCCGGCAGGTGCTGCGGGCGGGCATTGGGACCCGCAGCAGAGCAAAAAACACCTGGGTCCGTACGACGATGCCGGGCATAAGGGCGACTTGCCCGCCCTGTATGTCAGCGTCGACGGCACCGCCCGCTATCCAGTCCTGGCCCCACGCCTGAAGGCCGAGGAGTTCAAGGGCCATGCGCTGATGGTGCATGGCGGCGGTGACAACCACAGCGATCACCCAGAGGCGTTGGGTGGTGGTGGGGCGCGGATTGCGTGTGGGGTGGTGCAATGA
- a CDS encoding HigA family addiction module antitoxin: protein MFKNGMRPIHPGEVLREDFQSELGFSAASLARALGVSTPTVNEILRGRRGVSADMALRLATCLDTTPEFWLNLQTAFDLRTAELNHGDEIHRQVQRLVACA from the coding sequence ATGTTCAAGAACGGCATGCGTCCAATCCACCCGGGTGAAGTCCTGCGCGAGGATTTTCAGAGTGAACTGGGTTTTAGCGCCGCGTCCTTGGCTCGGGCTCTGGGCGTATCGACCCCTACCGTGAATGAAATCCTTCGCGGACGTCGTGGCGTTTCGGCAGACATGGCCTTGCGCCTCGCCACTTGCCTGGACACCACGCCGGAGTTCTGGCTCAACCTGCAGACGGCGTTTGACCTGCGCACGGCCGAGTTGAATCACGGCGATGAGATCCACCGGCAAGTGCAGCGCCTGGTGGCTTGTGCTTGA